Below is a window of Pseudarthrobacter equi DNA.
GGGGGCCGGGCGTCCCGTGGGAGGACGGGGCGAGGGTCCGGGGACGGCGGAGCGTCCGGCAGCTACCGCGGACGGACCTGCGGCGGTCCGGCGTTCAGGTGCTGCCCGGTGGTCCCTGGCGGCCTGGTGTTCCCTGGACTTGCTCCGGTCCCCCGAAACTGCCGGCGCCCGGTCAGCTATGGCCCTGACGGCCCTGACCAGGTACTCCCGGGCGTCTTCCGAGTTGGCCAGCTGCACCAGTTCCGCTGCCACTGCCACCAGCTTGACGTTCCGGTAGCTGCTGGTTGCCACCAGCAGCTGGAAGGCTTCATCGGAGCCAATGCCGAGCAGTCCCATGAGGATGCCCCGCGCCTGGTCGATGACGGTGCGGGTGGACGTAGCCCCGGCCACCGCATCACGGGCGGTCTGCTCGGTCTCGCGCTGCAGGGTTGAGGTGAGGTCCACCATCACGCCCTCGATCACCGTGACCTTGCCGTCCGGGCCGATGATGCCCTCGCCGGAGGACAGCACCCGTTTGGTTTTGCCCCTGGAGTCGATGATCCGGTGGTACATGCAGAAGTACCCGCCGGTCTCGGCAACCTGGGCCACAATGGCTTCGCAACGCGGCCGGTCCTCGGGATGCTTGTGCGCGAACAGCAGTTCCAGGGT
It encodes the following:
- a CDS encoding PAS and ANTAR domain-containing protein yields the protein MKDVRGPYTYSSALGDDDCVAGTYTAEVDGWKLSWSDGMYQLHGYRRGDVVPTLELLFAHKHPEDRPRCEAIVAQVAETGGYFCMYHRIIDSRGKTKRVLSSGEGIIGPDGKVTVIEGVMVDLTSTLQRETEQTARDAVAGATSTRTVIDQARGILMGLLGIGSDEAFQLLVATSSYRNVKLVAVAAELVQLANSEDAREYLVRAVRAIADRAPAVSGDRSKSREHQAARDHRAAPERRTAAGPSAVAAGRSAVPGPSPRPPTGRPAPGRRPTA